From one Perca flavescens isolate YP-PL-M2 chromosome 4, PFLA_1.0, whole genome shotgun sequence genomic stretch:
- the tmem128 gene encoding transmembrane protein 128 isoform X3, translating into MLNDSELATLRNRFKRDAEFLMQTTTNGDEDEKSQEEKDAKPLPRINRHSIFWIVASMGVTYYVDFLRNIIENNDIKSWWFNVGLMLLGICLSLAMFCIVYLEWFKGIQHYEQEYPAIPPITTAAFIAASCRRTPAAH; encoded by the exons ATGCTTAACGACAGTGAGTTAGCAACGTTGCGGAATAGATTTAAGAGAGATGCGGAGTTTCTTATGCAGACAACGACAAATGGtgacgaagatgaaaaaa GTCAGGAGGAAAAAGATGCTAAACCTCTCCCTCGCATTAACAGACACTCCATTTTCTGGATCGTGGCATCTATGGGCGTGACTTACTATGTGGATTTTCTCCGCAACATAATTGAGAACAATGATATCAAAAG TTGGTGGTTCAATGTGGGTCTGATGCTCCTTGGGATCTGCCTGTCTCTGGCCATGTTTTGCATTGTGTACCTGGAGTGGTTCAAAGGCATCCAGCACTACGAGCAAGAGTACCCTGCCATTCCTCCCATCACCACTGCAGCCTTTATTGCTGCATCTTGCAG ACGTACACCTGCAGCACATTGA
- the lyar gene encoding cell growth-regulating nucleolar protein, giving the protein MVFFTCNGCGESLKKAQVDKHVNMCRGCQVLSCIDCGKDFWGDDYKNHVKCISEDQKYGGKGYEAKANKGDVKQQQWIQRVHDAMDKPGVSAKLKDVLQQVSSYDNVPRKKAKFQNWMRNSLKIANTSLHDEVWDILAAADNPSEAPQETKEAKQTVAEVKADTNGNEKQNGHPEVAKKKLNKRERKEARQQKNGKALKAAEKTVAQEPEEGKKKKKDRKRKHSCEEDGGEEQNGAENKTSSKKTKTVDQEAVDLSEETEDQEVPKGKFNWKGNIKAVLRDSDDQELPVKKLRKKVLAAYYCFTGDGNFKKEEEVLALFNKKINNNPKFRVLKDRVRLVK; this is encoded by the exons AtggtgttcttcacctgcaacGGCTGTGGTGAATCCCTGAAAAAAGCTCAGGTTGATAAACACGTGAACATGTGCCGGGGGTGCCAGGTCCTGTCCTGCATCGATTGTGGAAAAGACTTCTG GGGTGACGACTACAAGAACCACGTTAAATGCATCAGTGAAGACCAGAAGTATGGAGGCAAAGGCTACGAGGCTAAGGCAAACAAAGGAGATGTGAAACAGCAGCAGTGGATTCAG AGAGTCCATGACGCAATGGACAAACCTGGAGTCAGTGCAAAACTCAAGGATGTGCTTCAACAAGTCAGTTCGTATGATAACGTCCCAAGAAAGAAGGCCAAGTTTCAG AACTGGATGAGAAACAGTCTTAAAATAGCCAACACCAGTCTTCATGATGAAGTATGGGACATTCTCGCTGCAGCGGACAAT CCTTCTGAGGCCCCCCAGGAGACTAAAGAAGCTAAACAGACAGTGGCCGAAGTCAAAGCGGATACTAATGGAAATGAAAAGCAGAACGGCCATCCAGAAGTTGCGAAGAAGAAACTGAACAAACGGGAGCGTAAAGAAGCCCGTCAGCAGAAAAATGGGAAGGCTTTAAAAGCTGCTGAAAAGACGGTTGCACAGGAGCCAGAAgaaggcaaaaagaaaaaaaaggacagaaagagaaagcacAGCTGTGAGGAAGACGGAGGTGAAGAGCAGAACGGTGCTGAAAATAAGACATCCAGCAAGAAAACAAAGACAG TTGACCAAGAGGCTGTTGACTTGTCAGAGGAGACTGAGGATCAAGAAGTTCCCAAAG GCAAATTCAACTGGAAGGGAAATATCAAGGCAGTACTGAGAGACTCAGATGACCAGGAACTGCCCGTAAAGAAACTCAGGAAGAAG GTTTTGGCAGCATACTACTGTTTCACTGGGGATGGAAATTTTAAAAAGGAGGAAGAGGTGCTAGCACTTTTCAACAAGAAGATCAACAACAATCCCAAATTTAGAGTATTGAAAGACAGAGTTAGACTTGTAAAGTAG
- the tmem128 gene encoding transmembrane protein 128 isoform X1, whose product MLNDSELATLRNRFKRDAEFLMQTTTNGDEDEKSQEEKDAKPLPRINRHSIFWIVASMGVTYYVDFLRNIIENNDIKSWWFNVGLMLLGICLSLAMFCIVYLEWFKGIQHYEQEYPAIPPITTAAFIAASCSLNMALWPVWSFFTPLILFTQFMGVVMFISLLG is encoded by the exons ATGCTTAACGACAGTGAGTTAGCAACGTTGCGGAATAGATTTAAGAGAGATGCGGAGTTTCTTATGCAGACAACGACAAATGGtgacgaagatgaaaaaa GTCAGGAGGAAAAAGATGCTAAACCTCTCCCTCGCATTAACAGACACTCCATTTTCTGGATCGTGGCATCTATGGGCGTGACTTACTATGTGGATTTTCTCCGCAACATAATTGAGAACAATGATATCAAAAG TTGGTGGTTCAATGTGGGTCTGATGCTCCTTGGGATCTGCCTGTCTCTGGCCATGTTTTGCATTGTGTACCTGGAGTGGTTCAAAGGCATCCAGCACTACGAGCAAGAGTACCCTGCCATTCCTCCCATCACCACTGCAGCCTTTATTGCTGCATCTTGCAG CTTAAACATGGCCCTGTGGCCAGTGTGGTCCTTCTTCACTCCACTCATCCTCTTCACACAGTTCATGGGTGTGGTTATGTTCATCTCTTTGCTTGGATGA
- the tmem128 gene encoding transmembrane protein 128 isoform X2, translated as MHIPRHPERGSLGQGHRSSIEARRLVSASGQEEKDAKPLPRINRHSIFWIVASMGVTYYVDFLRNIIENNDIKSWWFNVGLMLLGICLSLAMFCIVYLEWFKGIQHYEQEYPAIPPITTAAFIAASCSLNMALWPVWSFFTPLILFTQFMGVVMFISLLG; from the exons ATGCACATTCCTCGGCACCCCGAACGAGGTTCACTTGGCCAGGGACACAGAAGCTCCATAGAAGCAAGACGCTTGGTGTCAGCCTCAG GTCAGGAGGAAAAAGATGCTAAACCTCTCCCTCGCATTAACAGACACTCCATTTTCTGGATCGTGGCATCTATGGGCGTGACTTACTATGTGGATTTTCTCCGCAACATAATTGAGAACAATGATATCAAAAG TTGGTGGTTCAATGTGGGTCTGATGCTCCTTGGGATCTGCCTGTCTCTGGCCATGTTTTGCATTGTGTACCTGGAGTGGTTCAAAGGCATCCAGCACTACGAGCAAGAGTACCCTGCCATTCCTCCCATCACCACTGCAGCCTTTATTGCTGCATCTTGCAG CTTAAACATGGCCCTGTGGCCAGTGTGGTCCTTCTTCACTCCACTCATCCTCTTCACACAGTTCATGGGTGTGGTTATGTTCATCTCTTTGCTTGGATGA